Below is a window of Nocardioides sp. S-1144 DNA.
GATCAGCTCGGGCAGCGCGTCGACGGTGGTGCGCAGGTTCTTCAGCCCGCGCTGCTCGGCCTCGACCGGCCACTCGTCGGAGTAGCCGTTGCCGTTGAAGATGACCGCGCCGTGGTCGGAGACGATGTCGCTGAGCAGCGCCTGGACGGCCTCGTTGAAGTCGGTGCCGGCGGCGACGGCGTCCTCGAGGTAGGTCGCGCAGTGGTCGAGCGCCTCGGCCATGATCGTGTTGAGCATGACCATCGGTCCGGCGACGGTCTGGTTGGAGCCCGGCGCCCGGAACTCGAACCGGTTGCCGGTGAAGGCGAACGGCGAGGTGCGGTTGCGGTCGCCCGGGTCCTGGGTGAGGTTCGGCAGGGTGTCGACGCCGACCATCAGGGTGCCCTTCTCCTTGGAGTGGGTCGCACCGCCCTTGGCGATCTGGTCGAAGACGTCGGCGAGCTGGTCACCGAGGAAGACCGAGATGATCGCGGGCGGCGCCTCGTTGGCCCCGAGGCGGTGGTCGTTGGACGCCGAGGCGACCGAGACCCGCAGCAGCCCGCTGTACTTGTGCACCGCGCGGATGACCGCGGCGCAGAAGACCAGGAACTGCGCGTTGTCGTGCGGGTTGTCGCCGGGCACGAGCAGGGAGCCGAGCTCGGAGTTCCCGAGGGAGAAGTTCACGTGCTTGCCCGAGCCGTTGACGCCGGCGAACGGCTTCTCGTGGAACAGGCACTCCATGCCGTGCTTCTTGGCGACCGACTTGAACGTCGTCATCAGCAGCTGCTGGTGGTCGGAGGCCTCGTTGGCGCGCTCGAACATCGGCGCGACCTCGAACTGGCCGGGTGCGACCTCGTTGTGCCGGGTCTTGGCGGGGATGCCGAGCTTGAACAGCTCCCGCTCGGTGTCCATCATGAAGCCCAGGACCCGCTCGGGGATGGCGCCGAAGTAGTGGTCGTCGAACTCCTGGCCCTTGGGCGGCTTCGCGCCGAACAGGGTCCGGCCGGCGTTCAACAGGTCGGGGCGGGCCAGGAAGAAGTGGCTGTCGACCAGGAAGTACTCCTGCTCGGGGCCGCAGTAGGCCACCACGTTGTCGGGGTCGGTGTGCCCGAAGAGCTCGAGCACCCGACGCGCGTGCACCGACATCGCCTGCTGCGAGCGCAGCACGGGCGTCTTGTGGTCCAGCGCCTCGCCGGTCATCGAGATGAAGATGGTCGGGATGCACAGCGTGTTGCCGTTGGGGTTCTCCAGCACGTACGCCGGGCTCATCACGTCCCAGCCGGTGTAGCCGCGCGCCTCGAAGGTGTTGCGCAGCCCGCCGTTGGGGAACGAGGAGGCGTCCGGCTCGCCCTGCACCAGGGTCTTGCCGGAGAACGACGCCAGCGCCGTGCCGTCACCCACCGGGTCGAGGAAGCTGTCGTGCTTCTCGGCGGTCAGGCCGGTCAGCGGGTAGAACACGTGGGCGTAGTGGGTGGCGCCCTTCTCCAGGGCCCAGTCCTTCATCGCCGAGGCGACGGCGTCCGCGACGTCGGGGTCGAGGCGCGTCGACTTCTCGATTGTGGCGACCACCGACTTGTAGACCGACTTCGGCAGCCGCTTCTGCATCGCGCTGAGGCTGAAGACGTTGGTGCCGAAGATCTCGCCGGGCTCCTCGCCGGGATCGAAGCTGATCGGCGGCGGCGTGAACGCCTCGACGGCGGCGATGGCCTGGAGGCGGACGGGGTTGGCGGTCATGACGGCTCCTCGAGCGGGCTGCGCCGGGCTCGGGCACCGGGCGACCCCTCGAGGCTAGGAGCGCTGCGTGTCGGTCTTGTTACGTCGACGTGACGGACCGCGGCTCGCGCGTGTGACGCCCGTCACGGGAGCGGGGCGGGCGGCTCCACGTCGGGGTCGGGAGCCGGGTGGGTCTGCGGGTCGGCCATCGGCTGGTCGGGGTCGAGGCTCGGGACGACGTCCGGCTGGCCGTCGGGGTCGGTCGGGGACACGGGCTGCTCGGGGGTCGTGGTCATGGGCCCATCCCACCCGGCCGCGGCCGTGACGCACCACACCCGGACGGCCCTTGTCGGCGCAGCGCACCCACGGCGCCTCCCGGAGGTGGCAGGATTCGTTGAATGTCGCTGGATGAGGCTCAAGCAGAGCGCCGCGCCGTCGTCGTGGAGGACGACGAGGACATCCGCGTCCTGATCGAGTTCACCCTCGGCACGCAGGGCTTCGACGTCCGCACCGCGGCCAACGGGCTGGACGGCGTCGCCCTCGTGCGCAGCTTCGACCCCGACCTGGTGACCCTCGACCTGGGTCTCCCGGGCATCGACGGGATCGAGACCTGCCGCCGGATCCGCGAGGTCACCGACGCCTACGTCGTGATGATCACCGCCCGCGACGACGAGATCGACCGCCTGCTCGGCCTGGAGACCGGCGCCGACGACTTCCTCTCCAAGCCCTTCAGCATCCGCGAGCTCAAGGCCCGGGTGAACGCGCTGTTCCGGCGGCCCCGGCGCGCGCCCGGCTCCCACGCGGGCGACCCGGCGGCGCCGCCGCCCCCGGCCGCGACGAACGGGCACGAGATCCTGCGACACGGTCTGCTGCGCGTCGACGTCGACGGACGCCGCGCGTTCTGCGCCGACGACGAGCTGGCGCTGACCCGCACCGAGTTCGACCTGCTCGCCGAGCTGATGCGCACCCCGGAGCGGGTCTGGACCCGCGAGGCGCTGCTGCGGTCGGTGTGGGGCACGGAGTGGGTCTCCGACACCCACCTGGTCGAGGTCCACATCGGCAACCTGCGCCGCAAGCTCGGCGAGAACGCCGGGGCACCGCCGTTCATCAAGACCGTCCGCGGCGTCGGCTACCGGATGGAGTCGCCGGTCCCCTGAGCGGGACGCGCCGCGCCGGGCCCCCGCACGCTCACGACGTAGCGGGTGATCGCCTCCTCGGCACGGGTCGCCGCCGGCGGCAGCAGGAGCGCCTCGGCCCGGGCGTCCGCCAGCTCGTCGCGGCGCAGGTGCGTCTCGACGACGCCGGCCATCTCGGCCAGCTCCTGGGCCCCGGTCATCGTCGAGGACACCTTGAGGCTGAGCACGGCGTCCATCGCGCACTCCAGGTCGGCGGCGAGGACGGCGTCGACCACCCGCGTCACGCGGGGCCGCAGCATCGACCGGTAGGTGCCGACCAGGTCGAGCACGAACGGCTGCTCGCGCACGTCGTCGACCAGCAGGTGCAGCGTGGCCGGGTCGAAGGGTGTGGTCGTCCGGGCCCAGGAGATCATTGAACCCAGGCTGGCGGGCCCGGTTCAGCGCCCGGTCACGGCTGGCTCAAGAAATCCGCAAGGTCGGGCGAAAACAGGTGCACGGACCGCGGCCTCTGGGGGGATCGGCCGCGATCCGTGCAGTCACATCATGGCACATCGGCGCCCGCTCCACGACGTCGGTCACCAGAAGACCCGGTCGACGACGCCCCGGGCCAGTCGGGTGACGCGCAGGTGGTCGTTGACCATCTCGTCGGTCCGGCCGCCCGGGTAGCCCAGGATGGCCGCGACGGCGGCCCGCTCGCGCGTGTCGCGCGGGAGCTGCTCGGCCGCCTTGCCCCGGGCCAGCGTGACGGCGTTGCGCACCCGGCTGACCGCGCGCCACGCCTCGGTGAGGACGGCGGCGTCGTCGTCGGTGACCAGGCCGGCCTCGCGGGCCGCCTCGAGCGCGGTCAGGGTGCGGGGGGTCCGCAGGGCCGGCACCTCGCCGGCGAAGCGCATCTGGAGCAGCTGGACGGTCCACTCGATGTCGGCCAGTCCCCCGCGCCCCAGCTTGAGGTGCAGCTGCGGGTCGGCACCGCGCGGCATCCGCTCCTTGTCGACGCGCGCCTTGATCCGGCGCACCTCGAGGACGTCGTCGTCGGAGAGCCCACCCCGCGGGTAGCGCAGCGGGTCGATGAGCTGCTCGAACGCCGTCCGCAGCGCCGGGTCGCCGACGACGGCGTCGGCGCGGAGCAGCGCCTGGGCCTCCCAGACCTTCGACCACTTGGCGTAGTAGGCGGCGTATGAGTCGAGGGTGCGCACCAGGGCGCCCTGCTTGCCCTCGGGCCGCAGGTCCGCGTCGACGGTGAGGGCGGGGTCGGCCCCGGGCAGCGCGAGCTGGTTGCGGACCTCGTTGGCCACCGCGGTCGCGTACTGCGTCGCGCGGTGCGGGTCGGCGCCCTCGACCGGCTGGTGCACGAAGAGGACGTCGGCGTCGCTGCCGTAGGAGAGCTCGAAGCCGCCGTAGCGGCCCATCGCGACGACCGCCATGGCGGTGGGCGGCTCGTCGAACCCGCGCTGGCGGCACAGGTCGCGCCCCACGACCTCCAGGGTGGTCTCGAGGGTGGCGTCGGTGATCCGCGACAGGGCCGCGCCGACGTCGGCGACGTCGGTCAGGTCGAGGACGTCGCCCGCCGCGACGCGGAAGAGCTCGCGGCGCCGGACCGCGCGCGCGGCGCGGACCGCCTTGTCGACGTCGTCCTGGCGGGCCGCCGTCGAGCGCATCTCCTCGATCATCGCCTCGGCGCTGAGCGGCGACAGGTCCCCGCCGAGCATGCGGACGCCCTGCGGCTCGCGCTCGAGCAGGCCGGTGACGTAGCGCGAGGTCGACAGCAGGTGGGCCAGGCGCTCGGCGACCTCGCCCTCGTCGCGCAGGGTGCGCAGGTACCAGGGGGTGCGGCCCAGCGCCTCGCTGAGCCGCCGGAAGCCGAACAGCCCGGCGTCGGGGTCGGCACCCTCCGCGAACCAGCTGAGCATCGCCGGCAGCAGCGCGCGCTGCAGGGTGGCCGTGCGGGAGACGCCGCTGGTCAGCGCCTCCAGGTTGCGCAGCGCGGCCTGCGGGTCGGCGTACCCGAGCGCGGCGAGCCGCGCGCCGGCCGCCTCGGAGGAGAGCCGGACCTCCCCGCTGTGCACCCGCGCCACCGCGGTGAGCAGCGGGCGGTAGAAGAGCTTCTCGTTGAGCCGCCGGACCTCGCGGCGGTGGTGCTCCCACGCCGAGGCCAGGGTGGCCTCGGGCTCCCGGACGAACCCGATGCTGCGGCCCAGGCGGCGCAAC
It encodes the following:
- a CDS encoding glutamine synthetase III family protein, which gives rise to MTANPVRLQAIAAVEAFTPPPISFDPGEEPGEIFGTNVFSLSAMQKRLPKSVYKSVVATIEKSTRLDPDVADAVASAMKDWALEKGATHYAHVFYPLTGLTAEKHDSFLDPVGDGTALASFSGKTLVQGEPDASSFPNGGLRNTFEARGYTGWDVMSPAYVLENPNGNTLCIPTIFISMTGEALDHKTPVLRSQQAMSVHARRVLELFGHTDPDNVVAYCGPEQEYFLVDSHFFLARPDLLNAGRTLFGAKPPKGQEFDDHYFGAIPERVLGFMMDTERELFKLGIPAKTRHNEVAPGQFEVAPMFERANEASDHQQLLMTTFKSVAKKHGMECLFHEKPFAGVNGSGKHVNFSLGNSELGSLLVPGDNPHDNAQFLVFCAAVIRAVHKYSGLLRVSVASASNDHRLGANEAPPAIISVFLGDQLADVFDQIAKGGATHSKEKGTLMVGVDTLPNLTQDPGDRNRTSPFAFTGNRFEFRAPGSNQTVAGPMVMLNTIMAEALDHCATYLEDAVAAGTDFNEAVQALLSDIVSDHGAVIFNGNGYSDEWPVEAEQRGLKNLRTTVDALPELISPEAVELFGRYGVFSAGEAHSRFEIGCEQYVLAVAVEANLTLEIGATTVLPAALRYQTELALNVKALADAGLTPDRTGLETVSEKVAALTAGLAGLRTAIAHDHAADPLETARDARDLVLPAMAAVREAADELEGLVADDLWPLPTYQEMLYIL
- a CDS encoding response regulator transcription factor, with protein sequence MSLDEAQAERRAVVVEDDEDIRVLIEFTLGTQGFDVRTAANGLDGVALVRSFDPDLVTLDLGLPGIDGIETCRRIREVTDAYVVMITARDDEIDRLLGLETGADDFLSKPFSIRELKARVNALFRRPRRAPGSHAGDPAAPPPPAATNGHEILRHGLLRVDVDGRRAFCADDELALTRTEFDLLAELMRTPERVWTREALLRSVWGTEWVSDTHLVEVHIGNLRRKLGENAGAPPFIKTVRGVGYRMESPVP
- a CDS encoding Hpt domain-containing protein, producing MISWARTTTPFDPATLHLLVDDVREQPFVLDLVGTYRSMLRPRVTRVVDAVLAADLECAMDAVLSLKVSSTMTGAQELAEMAGVVETHLRRDELADARAEALLLPPAATRAEEAITRYVVSVRGPGAARPAQGTGDSIR
- a CDS encoding bifunctional [glutamine synthetase] adenylyltransferase/[glutamine synthetase]-adenylyl-L-tyrosine phosphorylase, whose protein sequence is MSRVATTKGTLLRLGFQRTDEALADLALLGVASEPLVALLARTADPDQALTGLVRLADAAGDERATMLAELADDEGTAMRLLCVLGASEALADHLARHPEHWRELTDPTLGSTRPPAYVVRAGLLAAVGADPDSDLPTATLPDAEAVDALRVEYRRVLLRLAARDLAHDLGVDDAAAELSDLAAGTLDAALAVARQRVGEDAGCARLAVVAMGKCGGHELNYVSDVDVIFVHEPAVAADGGRTSDARALRTATRLASHLIRICSEHTGEGTIWPVDAALRPEGKAGPLTRTLASHRGYYERWAKAWEFQALLKARPVAGDLELGGEFIATVEPMVWSVAERDGFVADVQAMRRRVLDHIPAKEADRQLKLGWGGLRDVEFAVQLLQLVHGLADDRIRASTTLSALAQLTEHGYVGREDGEALHDAYAFLRTLEHRIQLVQLRRTHVVPDDTAALRRLGRSIGFVREPEATLASAWEHHRREVRRLNEKLFYRPLLTAVARVHSGEVRLSSEAAGARLAALGYADPQAALRNLEALTSGVSRTATLQRALLPAMLSWFAEGADPDAGLFGFRRLSEALGRTPWYLRTLRDEGEVAERLAHLLSTSRYVTGLLEREPQGVRMLGGDLSPLSAEAMIEEMRSTAARQDDVDKAVRAARAVRRRELFRVAAGDVLDLTDVADVGAALSRITDATLETTLEVVGRDLCRQRGFDEPPTAMAVVAMGRYGGFELSYGSDADVLFVHQPVEGADPHRATQYATAVANEVRNQLALPGADPALTVDADLRPEGKQGALVRTLDSYAAYYAKWSKVWEAQALLRADAVVGDPALRTAFEQLIDPLRYPRGGLSDDDVLEVRRIKARVDKERMPRGADPQLHLKLGRGGLADIEWTVQLLQMRFAGEVPALRTPRTLTALEAAREAGLVTDDDAAVLTEAWRAVSRVRNAVTLARGKAAEQLPRDTRERAAVAAILGYPGGRTDEMVNDHLRVTRLARGVVDRVFW